In one window of Panthera uncia isolate 11264 chromosome F2, Puncia_PCG_1.0, whole genome shotgun sequence DNA:
- the CEBPD gene encoding CCAAT/enhancer-binding protein delta, with amino-acid sequence MSAALFSLDGPARGAPWPAEPAPFYEPGRAGKPGRGSEPGSLAEPGAVAPAMYDDESAIDFSAYIDSMAAVPTLELCHDELFADLFNSNHKAGAAGAAAGALELLPGGLARPHGPGTAAPRPLKRXXXXXXXXXXXXLLPAQVAACAQTVVSLAAAAQPTPPTSPEPPRGSPGPSPAPGPAREKSAGKRGPDRGSPEYRQRRERNNIAVRKSRDKAKRRNQEMQQKLVELSAENEKLHQRVEQLTRDLAGLRQFFKQLPSPPFLPAAGAADCR; translated from the exons ATGAGCGCCGCGCTCTTCAGCCTGGACGGCCCGGCGCGCGGCGCGCCCTGGCCCGCGGAGCCCGCGCCCTTTTACGAGCCGGGCCGGGCGGGCAAGCCAGGCCGCGGGAGCGAGCCGGGGAGCCTGGCCGAGCCGGGCGCCGTAGCCCCCGCCATGTACGACGACGAGAGCGCCATCGACTTCAGCGCCTACATCGACTCCATGGCCGCCGTGCCCACCCTAGAGCTGTGCCACGACGAGCTCTTCGCCGACCTCTTCAACAGCAACCACAAGGCGGGCGCGGCGGGCGCCGCCGCGGGAGCCCTGGAGCTGCTGCCCGGCGGCCTCGCGCGCCCCCACGGCCCGGGCACCGCCGCCCCGCGTCCGCTCAAGCG NNNNNNNNNNNNNNNNNNNNNNNNNNNNNNNNNNNNNCTGCTGCCGGCGCAGGTGGCCGCGTGCGCGCAGACGGTGGTGAGCCTGGCGGCCGCGGCGCAGCCCACGCCGCCCACGTCGCCCGAGCCGCCGCGCGGCAGCCCCGGGCCGAGCCCCGCCCCGGGCCCGGCGCGGGAGAAGAGCGCGGGCAAGAGGGGCCCGGACCGCGGCAGCCCGGAGTACCGGCAGCGGCGCGAGCGCAACAACATCGCCGTGCGCAAGAGCCGCGACAAGGCCAAGCGGCGCAACCAGGAGATGCAGCAGAAGCTGGTGGAGCTGTCGGCCGAAAACGAGAAACTGCACCAGCGCGTGGAGCAGCTCACGCGGGACCTGGCCGGCCTCCGGCAGTTCTTCAAGCAGCTGCCCAGCCCGCCCTTCCTGCCGGCCGCCGGGGCCGCCGACTGCCGGTAA